One Camelina sativa cultivar DH55 chromosome 3, Cs, whole genome shotgun sequence genomic window carries:
- the LOC104776353 gene encoding methyl-CpG-binding domain-containing protein 8-like isoform X1 translates to MDDGDGGAGNRLSAESLPLIDTRLLSQSELRALSHCSYLSPSSSASLAASAGGDDDLTPKIDRSVFNESAGSRKQTFLRLRLGRHPQPPEPPSPQRQRDDSSREEQSQFASLLRSLFNVDSIQSKEEEDEGEEELEDNEGQIHYNSYVYQRPNPDSVQNILIQGTSANEIKRKRGRPRRIRNPSEETEVLDLTGEASVDINLGMESRYVGTGSILCNPAKRKRGRPPKNRDGFNQPAVNLENREGTTMVDVSALDKEELVNLENREGTMVDLSALANVLEDPYEEELRRITVGLKTKEEILGFLEQLNGEWVNIGKKKKVVRACDFGGYLPKGWKLMLYIKRKGSNLLLACRRYISPDGQQFETCKEVSTYLQSLLVSGSRNWLNSLQSDNKTLGQQPVMANKSLLCNSDTIGLPVPNSITNQSLEIGRTVGGDVFEEAKGVENGDVADPVKTSLVDKDNNNADFLNGDDNDDDNMENLAALSNPKDQETMSKAKEHHQYFSSQIH, encoded by the exons ATGGACGACGGAGACGGTGGTGCTGGTAACCGTTTATCAGCCGAATCTTTACCGTTAATCGATACGCGTCTCTTGTCGCAGTCTGAACTTCGCGCTCTCTCTCACTGTTCTTATCTCTCTCCGTCCTCTTCAGCATCTCTCGCTGCTTCCGCCGGTGGAGACGACGATTTGACACCAAAGATCGATCGCTCCGTCTTCAATGAGTCCGCCGGTAGCCGGAAACAGACATTTCTCCGTCTCCGTCTTGGGCGCCACCCTCAACCACCGGAACCTCCGTCTCCGCAACGTCAAAGAGACGATTCCTCCCGTGAAGAACAGTCGCAATTCGCGTCGCTACTCAGATCTCTGTTTAATGTCGATTCGATTCAgagtaaagaggaagaagacgaaggggAGGAAGAACTCGAAGATAACGAAGGTCAGATCCATTATAACAGCTATGTTTATCAGAGACCAAATCCTGATTCGGTTCAGAACATTCTGATTCAGGGAACCTCCGCGAATGAAATCAAGAGGAAACGAGGACGGCCGCGGAGGATTCGTAACCCTAGCGAAGAGACGGAGGTTTTGGATTTAACGGGTGAAGCATCTGTAGATATCAATTTAGGAATGGAGAGTAGATATGTAGGAACCGGCTCAATTCTTTGCAATCCAgccaagagaaagagaggtcgTCCTCCAAAGAATAGAGATGGTTTCAATCAGCCAGCAGTGAACTTGGAGAACAGAGAAGGTACAACAATGGTGGATGTATCTGCATTGGATAAGGAGGAGTTAGTGAACTTGGAGAACAGAGAAGGTACAATGGTTGATCTTTCAGCATTGGCTAATGTATTAGAGGATCCATATGAAGAAGAGCTCAGGAGGATCACTGTTGGGTTGAAGACAAAGGAAGAGATCTTAGGTTTCTTGGAACAATTGAATGGTGAATGGGTGAATatagggaagaagaagaaagttgtgagagCTTGTGATTTTGGGGGATACTTGCCTAAAGGATGGAAACTTATGCTCTATATCAAAAGGAAAGGTAGCAATTTGTTGCTGGCTTGTCGCAGATACATAAG TCCTGATGGGCAACAGTTTGAAACCTGCAAGGAAGTCTCCACGTATCTGCAATCTCTTCTTGTATCCGGAAGCAGGAACTGGCTCAATTCTTTGCAATCCGACAACAAAACTCTAGGACAACAACCAGTGATGGCTAACAAATCTTTACTATGTAACTCTGATACCATTGGCTTGCCTGTTCCAAACTCTATAACAAACCAGAGCCTCGAGATCGGAAGAACAGTTGGTGGTGATGTTTTTGAAGAAGCGAAAGGTGTAGAAAATGGCGATGTAGCAGATCCAGTGAAAACCAGTCTGGTGgacaaagataataataatgcaGATTTTCTAAATGGAGACGACAACGATGATGATAACATGGAGAATTTGGCAGCTCTATCGAACCcaaaagatcaagaaacaaTGTCGAAAGCTAAGGAGCATCACCAGTATTTCAGCTCACAAATCCACTGA
- the LOC104776353 gene encoding methyl-CpG-binding domain-containing protein 8-like isoform X2, translating into MSPPVAGNRHFSVSVLGATLNHRNLRLRNVKETIPPVKNSRNSRRYSDLCLMSIRFRVKRKKTKGRKNSKITKGTSANEIKRKRGRPRRIRNPSEETEVLDLTGEASVDINLGMESRYVGTGSILCNPAKRKRGRPPKNRDGFNQPAVNLENREGTTMVDVSALDKEELVNLENREGTMVDLSALANVLEDPYEEELRRITVGLKTKEEILGFLEQLNGEWVNIGKKKKVVRACDFGGYLPKGWKLMLYIKRKGSNLLLACRRYISPDGQQFETCKEVSTYLQSLLVSGSRNWLNSLQSDNKTLGQQPVMANKSLLCNSDTIGLPVPNSITNQSLEIGRTVGGDVFEEAKGVENGDVADPVKTSLVDKDNNNADFLNGDDNDDDNMENLAALSNPKDQETMSKAKEHHQYFSSQIH; encoded by the exons ATGAGTCCGCCGGTAGCCGGAAACAGACATTTCTCCGTCTCCGTCTTGGGCGCCACCCTCAACCACCGGAACCTCCGTCTCCGCAACGTCAAAGAGACGATTCCTCCCGTGAAGAACAGTCGCAATTCGCGTCGCTACTCAGATCTCTGTTTAATGTCGATTCGATTCAgagtaaagaggaagaagacgaaggggAGGAAGAACTCGAAGATAACGAAG GGAACCTCCGCGAATGAAATCAAGAGGAAACGAGGACGGCCGCGGAGGATTCGTAACCCTAGCGAAGAGACGGAGGTTTTGGATTTAACGGGTGAAGCATCTGTAGATATCAATTTAGGAATGGAGAGTAGATATGTAGGAACCGGCTCAATTCTTTGCAATCCAgccaagagaaagagaggtcgTCCTCCAAAGAATAGAGATGGTTTCAATCAGCCAGCAGTGAACTTGGAGAACAGAGAAGGTACAACAATGGTGGATGTATCTGCATTGGATAAGGAGGAGTTAGTGAACTTGGAGAACAGAGAAGGTACAATGGTTGATCTTTCAGCATTGGCTAATGTATTAGAGGATCCATATGAAGAAGAGCTCAGGAGGATCACTGTTGGGTTGAAGACAAAGGAAGAGATCTTAGGTTTCTTGGAACAATTGAATGGTGAATGGGTGAATatagggaagaagaagaaagttgtgagagCTTGTGATTTTGGGGGATACTTGCCTAAAGGATGGAAACTTATGCTCTATATCAAAAGGAAAGGTAGCAATTTGTTGCTGGCTTGTCGCAGATACATAAG TCCTGATGGGCAACAGTTTGAAACCTGCAAGGAAGTCTCCACGTATCTGCAATCTCTTCTTGTATCCGGAAGCAGGAACTGGCTCAATTCTTTGCAATCCGACAACAAAACTCTAGGACAACAACCAGTGATGGCTAACAAATCTTTACTATGTAACTCTGATACCATTGGCTTGCCTGTTCCAAACTCTATAACAAACCAGAGCCTCGAGATCGGAAGAACAGTTGGTGGTGATGTTTTTGAAGAAGCGAAAGGTGTAGAAAATGGCGATGTAGCAGATCCAGTGAAAACCAGTCTGGTGgacaaagataataataatgcaGATTTTCTAAATGGAGACGACAACGATGATGATAACATGGAGAATTTGGCAGCTCTATCGAACCcaaaagatcaagaaacaaTGTCGAAAGCTAAGGAGCATCACCAGTATTTCAGCTCACAAATCCACTGA